A genomic window from Brassica oleracea var. oleracea cultivar TO1000 chromosome C8, BOL, whole genome shotgun sequence includes:
- the LOC106307910 gene encoding SUMO-conjugating enzyme UBC9, with the protein MASKRILKELKDLQKDSPTSCSAGPAAEDMFHWQATIMGPSDSPYSGGVFLVTIHFPPDYPFKPPKVAFRTKVFHPNINSNGSICLDILKEQWSPALTISKVLLSICSLLTDPNPDDPLVPEIAHMYKTDKNKYESNARTWTQKYAMG; encoded by the exons ATGGCATCGAAACGGATTTTGAAGGAATTGAAGGATCTTCAGAAGGATTCTCCTACTTCGTGCAGCGCAG GACCCGCCGCTGAAGACATGTTTCATTGGCAAGCTACGATAATGGGTCCTTCCGACAGCCCTTACTCTGGTGGTGTTTTTCTTGTAACCATTCATTTCCCTCCAGATTACCCCTTTAAACCTCCTAAG GTGGCTTTTAGGACCAAAGTGTTCCATCCAAACATTAACAGCAATGGGAGTATCTGCCTCGACATCTTGAAGGAGCAGTGGAGTCCTGCCCTCACTATCTCCAAG GTGCTGCTATCGATCTGTTCGTTGTTAACGGATCCAAACCCGGATGATCCCTTGGTTCCGGAGATAGCTCACATGTACAAGACAGACAAGAACAAGTACGAGTCCAATGCAAGGACCTGGACCCAAAAGTACGCCATGGGCTGA
- the LOC106308812 gene encoding glutathione S-transferase T3-like, with translation MVWIKMVRIKRHQASSKMVQIKMQDTVCGFVQDSVEVSSSQFPGFSSQAIQDETPAERKERRTWTPIDDVALISAWLNTSKDPFEANEQRPGAFWKRIAAYFAASPKVAGSEPRESDHCKQHWQKINDQVNKFCGAFEAASREKRSGQNENDILKLAHEIFYNNHIKKFTLEHAWKELRNDQKWCELSTSKIESSAKRRKLDDSAQFSSSHAFETTTSDDEQATNRPPGVKASKDCGKKPHADGKEVNELQILWNIKKEDFAVKERVSRMRLLDSLLAKQELADYEEDLKKKLITELFSN, from the exons ATGGTTTGGATCAAGATGGTGCGGATCAAGAGACATCAAGCTTCGTCTAAGATGGTTCAGATCAAGATG CAAGACACTGTCTGTGGATTTGTTCAAGACAGTGTCGAAGTTTCTTCCTCCCAATTCCCTGGCTTTAGCAGTCAAGCAATACAAGATGAGACCCCTGCAGAGCGGAAGGAAAGGAGGACATGGACGCCTATTGATGACGTAGCTCTCATCAGCGCTTGGTTAAATACAAGCAAAGATCCATTTGAAGCTAATGAGCAACGACCTGGTGCTTTTTGGAAGAGGATAGCTGCCTACTTCGCGGCAAGTCCCAAGGTGGCAGGTTCTGAACCGCGAGAGTCTGATCATTGTAAGCAGCATTGGCAGAAGATCAACGACCAAGTGAACAAGTTTTGTGGGGCGTTTGAAGCTGCAAGTAGGGAGAAGAGGAGCGGCCAGAATGAAAATGATATTCTGAAACTTGCGCATGAGATCTTCTACAACAACCACATAAAGAAGTTCACACTAGAGCATGCATGGAAGGAGTTGAGGAATGATCAGAAATGGTGTGAGTTGTCTACTTCTAAAATCGAAAGCAGTGCTAAAAGAAGGAAGCTTGATGACAGTGCACAATTCTCAAGCTCTCACGCATTTGAAACCACCACTAGTGATGATGAGCAAGCTACCAACCGACCACCGGGTGTTAAGGCTTCAAAGGACTGTGGTAAGAAGCCGCATGCAGATGGTAAGGAGGTCAATGAGTTGCAGATTTTATGGAACATCAAGAAGGAGGACTTCGCTGTCAAAGAGAGGGTCTCGAGGATGAGGCTACTTGACTCTTTACTCGCTAAACAAGAGCTAGCTGACTATGAAGAAGATCTGAAGAAGAAGCTCATTACTGAGTTGTTCTCTAATTAG
- the LOC106310325 gene encoding S-type anion channel SLAH2-like, with amino-acid sequence MSIVPNLTKSEKTMNNPRSVNSSASPANLDLVENQRQSSSGEFSRIEKRNGATKITFHSKSMPRGCNDKKYDLFRTMSGKLERQISNLRGKPIDTSLQDKEITESLTAERFLEALQGPELETLKEMEKIVLPEDKTWPFLLRFPVTSFGMCLGVSSQAIMWKTLATTKAEKFLHLTQVVNHVLWWISLVLLVSFSITYLFKTIFFFEAVRREFKHPIRINFFFAPLISVLFLALGIPHSITSSLPSILWYFFMAPILLLEMKIYGQWMSGGQRRLSKVANPTNHLSIVGNFAGALLGASLGLKEGPMFFFSVGLAYYLVLFVTLYQRLPTNETLPKELHPVFFLFVAAPAVASMAWTTISASFDIGSRIAYFISLFLYFSLVVRINFFRGFKFSLAWWAYTFPMTAVATATIKYSGEVNGLATQILAVLLSGAATLTVIGVLVLTVVHAFVKRDLFPNDFAIAISAEQPKQKKWLKQLINGSLENSTRGLKVLDPEDTRIDIEAPPLSNAVCHTV; translated from the exons ATGAGTATAGTTCCAAATCTTACTAAATCAGAGAAAACTATGAATAATCCAAGATCAGTTAATTCTTCAGCTTCTCCGGCGAACCTAGATCTCGTGGAAAACCAGCGTCAGTCAAGTTCTGGAGAGTTTTCAAGAATAGAGAAACGAAACGGAGCGACGAAGATAACGTTTCACTCCAAGTCTATGCCCCGAGGTTGCAATGACAAGAAGTATGACCTATTCAGGACCATGTCAGGGAAGCTCGAACGTCAAATATCAAATCTCCGTGGAAAACCCATTGACACTTCGTTGCAGGATAAAGAGATCACTGAATCTCTAACCGCTGAGAGATTCTTAGAGGCTCTTCAAGGCCCTGAACTTGAAACTCTCAAG GAGATGGAGAAGATAGTGTTGCCTGAGGACAAAACATGGCCATTTCTTCTTAGGTTTCCAGTAACATCGTTCGGGATGTGTCTTGGAGTAAGCAGTCAAGCCATCATGTGGAAAACCTTAGCAACCACAAAGGCCGAGAAGTTCTTACATCTCACGCAAGTAGTCAACCACGTCCTTTGGTGGATTTCACTCGTCCTCCTCGTCTCCTTCTCCATCACTTACCTCTTCAAAACCATCTTCTTCTTCGAGGCGGTGCGCCGCGAGTTCAAGCATCCCATCCGAATCAACTTCTTCTTCGCTCCTCTCATTTCAGTCCTCTTCTTGGCACTTGGTATCCCACACTCCATCACCTCGAGTCTCCCCTCTATACTTTGGTACTTCTTTATGGCTCCGATCTTGCTTCTTGAGATGAAGATTTATGGACAGTGGATGTCTGGTGGACAACGACGCCTCTCCAAAGTTGCTAACCCTACAAACCACCTTTCCATCGTCGGTAACTTCGCCGGAGCACTTCTCGGAGCATCACTGGGGTTGAAAGAAGGACCGATGTTCTTCTTTTCCGTAGGCTTGGCTTATTATTTGGTCTTGTTCGTGACTCTCTATCAGAGACTTCCCACGAACGAAACCTTACCTAAAGAGCTTCACCCTGTCTTCTTCCTCTTTGTGGCTGCACCGGCTGTAGCTTCCATGGCTTGGACCACGATATCTGCGTCTTTCGATATTGGCTCGCGCATCGCTTACTTCATCTCCTTGTTCTTGTACTTCTCTCTG GTTGTTCGGATTAACTTTTTCCGCGGATTCAA ATTCTCCTTAGCTTGGTGGGCTTACACGTTTCCTATGACAGCGGTGGCCACAGCGACGATAAAATACTCAGGGGAAGTCAACGGATTAGCAACTCAGATACTGGCAGTTTTGCTGTCAGGAGCAGCAACTCTAACGGTGATAGGTGTCCTGGTATTGACAGTGGTGCACGCTTTTGTCAAACGTGATCTCTTCCCCAATGACTTCGCTATTGCAATAAGTGCAGAGCAACCAAAGCAGAAGAAATGGTTGAAACAGCTCATAAATGGAAGTTTGGAAAATAGTACGAGAGGTCTCAAGGTTTTGGACCCGGAAGATACTCGAATAGATATCGAAGCCCCTCCTTTATCAAATGCAGTGTGTCACACGGTTTAG